The Saxibacter everestensis genome has a window encoding:
- a CDS encoding EAL domain-containing protein: MSLTEVDATDSDELKRIIRAGRLRTLFRPLVELESHRVLAYEALHTAEGSELRDADRIRAAIRDSDMVGDLDAASRFFALETAGTLSLLPKTRIFIDAEIESFATLEDRTNEADRSVVLQLESSTLKTHPAQVLRAINQARSLGWGIAMRGVGHDFASCAFLPLINPAVICLHPSLLRQGPSRHVAEVINLVTAHAERTGAVILADGISDSQGLSMARALGAQLGRGDYFAPSTATPTVPAAGLKDDVLRRHGSRNSSPHLSPYALAVGSLEPRRATKALLIEISKSIEQRALSLGSATILLAGFQEAEYITQETKERYRTLAEQLAMVVMVAGDLDEAPVPLTRGGPLDTSDPVRKEWTIVVIGPDWSTLLAAHDLGDSGPENERRFDFILTHDRLLAIDAARSLMSRIPAERN, translated from the coding sequence TTGAGTCTGACTGAGGTCGATGCAACTGATTCGGATGAGCTCAAGCGAATCATCCGGGCCGGGCGTCTTCGAACCTTGTTTCGTCCGCTCGTTGAACTCGAATCACACCGAGTACTGGCGTACGAAGCGCTGCATACCGCCGAGGGCTCCGAGTTGCGCGATGCCGACCGTATCCGCGCCGCGATCCGGGACTCCGATATGGTCGGCGATCTGGATGCCGCCAGCCGGTTCTTCGCACTGGAAACGGCGGGAACGCTGTCGCTGCTGCCGAAGACCCGGATCTTCATCGATGCCGAGATCGAGTCATTCGCGACACTTGAGGATCGCACGAACGAGGCCGACCGATCCGTTGTGCTGCAGCTCGAGTCGTCGACGCTGAAAACCCACCCCGCTCAGGTTCTTCGGGCAATCAATCAGGCCCGTTCGCTCGGTTGGGGCATCGCGATGCGCGGGGTCGGTCATGACTTTGCGTCGTGTGCGTTCCTGCCGTTGATCAATCCGGCGGTTATCTGTCTGCATCCGAGTCTGCTGCGGCAGGGGCCGTCCCGTCATGTGGCCGAGGTGATCAACCTGGTGACCGCGCACGCGGAGCGGACCGGCGCGGTGATCCTTGCCGACGGAATTTCAGATTCTCAGGGGCTCTCGATGGCGCGCGCACTCGGCGCCCAGCTGGGGCGAGGTGACTACTTCGCTCCGAGCACCGCGACGCCGACGGTGCCCGCCGCGGGGCTGAAGGACGATGTGCTGAGGCGGCATGGCTCCCGCAATTCCAGCCCGCATCTCAGCCCGTACGCGCTGGCGGTCGGCTCGCTCGAACCACGTCGGGCTACGAAGGCCCTGCTGATCGAGATCAGCAAATCTATTGAGCAGCGGGCGTTAAGCCTGGGCTCGGCGACAATCCTGCTTGCCGGATTCCAGGAGGCGGAGTACATAACCCAGGAGACCAAGGAACGCTACCGCACGCTGGCCGAGCAGCTGGCAATGGTCGTGATGGTCGCGGGAGATCTGGATGAAGCACCGGTGCCGCTCACCCGCGGCGGCCCGCTCGATACCTCTGATCCGGTCCGCAAGGAGTGGACGATAGTCGTCATCGGCCCGGACTGGTCGACCTTGCTCGCCGCACACGATCTCGGCGATTCCGGGCCGGAGAACGAGCGGCGTTTCGATTTCATCCTGACTCACGACCGGCTACTCGCCATCGACGCGGCTCGCAGTCTGATGTCGAGGATCCCGGCCGAGCGGAACTAG
- a CDS encoding FAD-dependent oxidoreductase — MMLEEASLTEQAAAGQNDPLRVLIVGAGIAGITIAQLLRRNGLHPTLVERSAQKAGAGYMLALMPMVDPAIADLSLREAYLDRSTPIRRFGFRSHTGAALREDTLEDMVDRYGDYRGISRAELIETLSLGGCPVAFNTTVTSLQEAPGGTRVTLSSAGEQREREFDLVIAADGVNSTTRALILGEQEPIDRVDTQWGGWVAWIRADDESDLGEELWGAGFFVGSYPVAGKLGVFVGGPRKETAVGPADFATKLQANIRTLGGRVEDALNAIVDGEDVFYWPLIDARAPRWSKGRAILLGDAAAGFLPTAGIGAGMAMESAWVLARILRHAGPATIPGLLRGYETAQRPRVEAGQDTSRRLARVMFRRSRLLAGARDVLVKQVSVQAMLKPVQQILDHKPEPDRVAAEWT, encoded by the coding sequence ATGATGCTGGAAGAAGCAAGCCTCACCGAGCAAGCTGCCGCCGGGCAGAACGATCCGCTTCGGGTTCTGATAGTCGGCGCAGGAATCGCCGGAATCACCATCGCTCAGCTGCTTCGACGCAATGGACTGCACCCGACGCTGGTGGAGCGGTCCGCGCAGAAGGCCGGCGCCGGATACATGCTGGCCCTGATGCCGATGGTCGACCCGGCCATCGCGGATCTCAGCTTGCGCGAAGCCTACCTCGACCGCAGCACTCCCATTCGGCGATTCGGATTCCGTTCACACACCGGCGCCGCATTGCGCGAGGACACACTCGAGGACATGGTTGACCGTTATGGTGACTACCGAGGCATCAGCAGGGCAGAACTCATCGAGACACTCTCGCTCGGAGGGTGCCCGGTCGCCTTCAACACGACGGTGACGTCGCTTCAGGAAGCGCCGGGCGGAACGCGCGTCACCCTGTCCTCGGCGGGCGAACAACGAGAGCGGGAGTTCGACCTGGTGATTGCCGCCGACGGTGTCAACTCGACGACCCGCGCGCTCATCCTCGGCGAACAAGAGCCGATCGATCGCGTCGACACGCAGTGGGGCGGCTGGGTGGCGTGGATTCGAGCAGACGACGAGAGCGACCTCGGCGAGGAACTCTGGGGAGCCGGCTTCTTCGTCGGCAGCTATCCGGTGGCCGGCAAGCTCGGCGTGTTCGTCGGCGGTCCGCGCAAGGAAACCGCGGTCGGCCCTGCGGACTTCGCTACGAAGCTGCAGGCGAACATCCGCACCCTCGGCGGACGAGTCGAGGACGCGCTGAACGCGATAGTCGACGGCGAGGACGTCTTCTACTGGCCGCTGATCGACGCCCGGGCACCACGGTGGTCAAAGGGTAGAGCTATTTTGCTCGGTGATGCCGCCGCCGGGTTCCTGCCGACGGCCGGGATTGGAGCGGGAATGGCAATGGAGTCGGCATGGGTGCTCGCCCGCATCCTGCGACACGCCGGCCCAGCCACTATCCCTGGCTTGCTGCGCGGATACGAAACGGCACAGCGACCGCGGGTCGAAGCCGGCCAGGACACCTCTCGCCGGCTCGCACGTGTGATGTTCCGCCGGAGCAGGCTGCTCGCCGGCGCCCGCGATGTGTTGGTGAAACAGGTGAGCGTGCAGGCCATGCTGAAGCCTGTTCAACAAATCCTCGACCACAAACCGGAGCCAGACCGGGTGGCGGCGGAATGGACCTAG
- a CDS encoding TetR/AcrR family transcriptional regulator, with product MSSEAGNMSADRRERLVRTAAEHFASVGYEQASLNRIIRDCGLSKSSFYHFIRSKQELFDLVIRDLGQALVAEVRIPLPQDFAGGAFWTQAERLVDRLTAASALEVGFTQLGRMFYLSGAPADAESALSEASEAIEGWLHEVLAVGRRSGTVRDDLPISLQSQLVLAVLRALDEWTLRHGGDLCREDLRDLVATEYQCIRRLLDPSG from the coding sequence ATGTCGAGTGAAGCCGGGAACATGTCTGCCGACCGGAGGGAACGTCTGGTGCGGACGGCGGCGGAGCACTTCGCCTCCGTCGGATACGAGCAGGCGTCGCTCAACCGGATCATCCGCGACTGCGGGTTGAGCAAGAGCTCGTTTTACCACTTCATTCGCTCAAAGCAGGAATTGTTTGACCTGGTCATCCGTGACCTCGGCCAGGCTCTTGTTGCCGAGGTGCGCATTCCGTTGCCCCAGGATTTTGCCGGCGGGGCGTTCTGGACGCAGGCGGAGCGCCTCGTCGATCGTTTGACTGCGGCTTCCGCGCTCGAGGTCGGGTTCACCCAGCTCGGAAGAATGTTCTATCTCTCCGGTGCGCCGGCCGATGCGGAGAGCGCGCTGTCGGAGGCGTCCGAAGCCATCGAGGGGTGGCTGCACGAGGTGCTCGCGGTCGGCCGTCGGTCCGGGACGGTGCGTGACGACCTGCCGATTTCCCTGCAGAGCCAGCTGGTGCTGGCCGTGCTGCGGGCGCTGGATGAATGGACGCTCCGTCACGGCGGCGACTTGTGCCGGGAAGACCTTCGTGACCTGGTGGCGACCGAATATCAGTGCATCCGCAGGCTGCTGGACCCGAGTGGCTGA
- a CDS encoding GNAT family N-acetyltransferase: MDPTDWPAVEAIFRDGIATGHATFEAKPPATWEAFDAGKHPDLRLVAVDEDATLLGWAAASQISSREVYRGVVEHSIYIHPDAHGAGVGTGLLTAFIALADEAGVWTIQSSIFPENTASRRLHERHGFRTVGRRERIAQMTYGPLAGHWRDTILIERRSP, from the coding sequence ATGGACCCGACCGACTGGCCCGCGGTCGAAGCGATCTTCCGGGACGGGATAGCCACCGGTCACGCCACCTTCGAAGCCAAGCCGCCCGCCACCTGGGAAGCGTTCGACGCAGGCAAGCACCCCGACCTCCGCCTCGTTGCCGTCGACGAGGACGCCACGCTGCTCGGCTGGGCCGCCGCCAGCCAGATATCGTCCCGCGAGGTCTACCGGGGCGTGGTCGAACACTCCATCTACATCCACCCCGACGCCCACGGCGCAGGCGTCGGCACCGGTCTCCTGACCGCGTTCATCGCCCTCGCCGACGAAGCTGGCGTCTGGACAATCCAGTCCTCGATCTTCCCCGAGAACACTGCCAGTCGCCGCCTCCACGAACGCCACGGCTTCCGCACAGTCGGCCGACGAGAACGCATCGCCCAGATGACCTATGGCCCACTCGCCGGTCACTGGCGCGACACGATCCTGATCGAACGCCGCAGCCCCTGA
- a CDS encoding ArsR/SmtB family transcription factor has protein sequence MTPVETTASASPTNSCCTPVAEAMVDEETAQQLAKVFKALGDPTRVKLLSLITTSADGEMCVCDLTDPVGLSQPTVSHHMKLLVEAGLVAREQRGRWAYYHPTIDTLTEAAQTLIAQ, from the coding sequence ATGACGCCCGTCGAGACCACCGCATCCGCCAGTCCGACCAACTCCTGCTGCACACCTGTGGCGGAGGCCATGGTGGATGAGGAAACTGCGCAGCAACTCGCGAAGGTGTTCAAGGCTCTCGGCGATCCCACCCGCGTGAAGCTCCTCTCCCTGATCACCACCAGTGCAGACGGCGAGATGTGCGTGTGCGACCTCACCGATCCCGTCGGCTTATCCCAGCCAACGGTGTCGCACCACATGAAGCTCCTCGTGGAAGCCGGGCTCGTCGCCCGCGAGCAACGCGGCCGCTGGGCCTACTACCACCCCACCATCGACACGCTCACCGAAGCCGCTCAGACGCTGATCGCGCAGTGA
- a CDS encoding arsenate reductase ArsC, which produces MTDQKPSVLFVCVHNAGRSQMAAGYLHHLAGDAIDVRSAGSMPAEQINPIAVEAMREDGIDITAEQPKVLTTEAVQASDVVITMGCGDACPFFPGKRYEDWKLDDPAGQGIDAVRPIRDDIRSRIEALIASLEH; this is translated from the coding sequence GTGACCGATCAGAAACCCTCAGTGCTGTTCGTCTGCGTGCACAACGCCGGCCGCTCCCAAATGGCCGCAGGCTACCTCCACCACCTCGCAGGCGATGCCATCGACGTCCGCTCCGCCGGCTCCATGCCCGCCGAACAGATCAACCCGATCGCCGTCGAAGCCATGCGCGAGGACGGCATCGACATCACCGCCGAGCAGCCCAAGGTGCTTACCACCGAGGCCGTTCAGGCGTCCGACGTGGTGATCACGATGGGCTGCGGCGATGCCTGCCCGTTCTTCCCCGGAAAACGGTACGAGGACTGGAAACTCGACGATCCCGCCGGACAAGGCATCGACGCGGTCCGGCCGATCCGCGACGATATCCGTAGCCGGATCGAAGCCCTCATCGCCTCCCTCGAACACTAG
- a CDS encoding metalloregulator ArsR/SmtB family transcription factor — MTSIITVQSADAACVPTAAHPIGLDAASALAGMLKALADPFRLRMLSAIATDPRGESCVCDLAELTDVSQPTVSHHLKVLKETGLLVSERCGTWVWYSIGPARRGAVTALLDAFAPAAIAEAGQVRAPADPLPDLDAQITHLGEEIAAELQDIGRDVVMTIVRESYAGLTRTAKITRHLIPLTERFARQRLADHTRDRETGVPQVLFVCVANAGRSQLAAAVVNQMAGGNVIARSAGSAPAAEVHPHVRSLLTEIEGVQAAERFPKPLTDDAVRAADVVVTMGCGDVCPIIPGVRYEDWAVGDPALASHEGVEAIRDDIAARVRTLLDTLLPLTERESS; from the coding sequence ATGACCAGCATCATCACTGTGCAGTCTGCTGATGCGGCGTGCGTGCCGACCGCGGCGCACCCGATCGGCCTCGACGCGGCGTCGGCTCTCGCGGGCATGTTGAAAGCGCTGGCAGACCCGTTCCGGCTCAGGATGCTATCGGCGATCGCGACCGACCCGCGAGGCGAGTCCTGCGTGTGCGATCTTGCGGAGCTGACCGATGTCTCCCAGCCGACCGTCTCCCACCACCTGAAGGTCTTGAAGGAGACCGGACTGCTGGTCTCGGAACGATGCGGCACCTGGGTCTGGTACAGCATTGGGCCCGCCCGCCGGGGCGCGGTGACCGCACTGCTCGACGCCTTCGCACCGGCCGCTATTGCCGAGGCCGGGCAGGTGCGGGCCCCGGCCGATCCACTCCCGGATCTCGACGCGCAGATCACCCACCTGGGCGAAGAGATCGCCGCGGAACTGCAGGACATTGGCCGCGACGTGGTGATGACGATCGTGCGGGAATCCTACGCCGGCCTGACGAGGACTGCGAAGATCACCCGCCACCTCATTCCGCTGACCGAGCGGTTCGCCCGACAGCGGCTCGCGGACCACACCCGCGACCGGGAGACCGGGGTACCGCAGGTGCTGTTCGTGTGTGTCGCGAATGCCGGCCGCTCCCAACTCGCCGCCGCCGTGGTCAACCAGATGGCCGGCGGGAACGTCATCGCGCGTTCTGCCGGGTCGGCCCCCGCGGCGGAGGTGCACCCGCATGTGCGCTCCCTGCTGACCGAGATCGAGGGCGTCCAGGCGGCGGAACGGTTCCCGAAACCACTTACGGATGACGCCGTCCGGGCGGCGGATGTGGTGGTCACCATGGGCTGCGGCGACGTGTGCCCGATCATCCCTGGCGTCCGCTACGAAGACTGGGCCGTCGGCGACCCCGCCCTCGCCTCACACGAGGGCGTCGAGGCGATCCGCGATGATATCGCTGCCCGCGTCCGCACCCTACTCGATACTCTGCTCCCACTGACTGAAAGAGAATCCTCGTGA
- the arsB gene encoding ACR3 family arsenite efflux transporter, translated as MTHTTTAPPQVTPKRLSTLDKWLPAWIGLAMIAGLLLGRFIPAVADLLARLEVGGISVPIGLGLLVMMYPVLAKVRYDKVAAVTGDKKLLISSLVLNWIAGPAVMFTLAWLFLPDLPEFRTGLIIVGLARCIAMVVIWNDLACGDREATEVLVTINSVFQVFAFSLLGWFYLTVLPGLLGLDTQGLEVSVWQIALNVLVFLGVPLVAGFASRWIGEKQRGRAWYDEKFLPVIGPWALYGLLFTIVLLFALQGDAIMANPLDVVRIALPLLVYFALMWFSGLLLGKGIGLGYARSTTLAFTAAGNNFELAIAIGTFGATSGQALAGVVGPLIEVPVLVALVYVSLWAARRWFHTDPYASEGRSS; from the coding sequence ATGACCCACACCACGACTGCTCCCCCCCAGGTCACACCGAAGCGGCTATCCACCCTCGACAAGTGGCTGCCGGCCTGGATCGGCCTCGCCATGATTGCCGGGCTCCTGCTGGGCCGGTTCATCCCTGCCGTCGCCGACCTCCTCGCCCGTTTGGAGGTCGGCGGGATCTCGGTGCCGATCGGGCTAGGGCTACTGGTAATGATGTACCCGGTGCTGGCGAAGGTCCGCTACGACAAGGTCGCCGCCGTCACCGGCGACAAGAAACTCCTCATCTCCTCCCTGGTCCTGAACTGGATCGCCGGTCCCGCGGTCATGTTCACCCTGGCCTGGCTGTTCCTGCCCGACCTGCCAGAGTTCCGCACCGGGCTCATCATCGTCGGCCTCGCCCGCTGCATCGCAATGGTGGTCATCTGGAACGACCTCGCCTGCGGCGACCGGGAGGCTACAGAGGTACTCGTCACGATCAACTCAGTGTTCCAGGTCTTCGCGTTCTCCCTTTTGGGCTGGTTCTATCTCACAGTCCTGCCTGGCTTGCTTGGCCTCGACACCCAAGGGCTGGAGGTGTCGGTGTGGCAAATCGCCCTCAATGTCCTGGTATTCCTCGGCGTGCCACTTGTCGCGGGATTCGCGTCACGGTGGATCGGTGAGAAGCAGCGCGGCCGGGCTTGGTACGACGAGAAGTTCCTGCCCGTCATCGGTCCGTGGGCGCTCTACGGGCTACTGTTCACGATCGTGCTGCTGTTCGCCCTTCAAGGCGATGCGATCATGGCGAACCCACTGGATGTCGTCCGGATCGCGTTGCCACTGCTGGTGTACTTTGCGCTGATGTGGTTCTCCGGCCTGCTCTTGGGCAAGGGTATTGGTCTCGGTTATGCCCGGTCGACCACACTGGCGTTCACGGCAGCAGGCAACAACTTCGAACTCGCCATCGCGATCGGCACCTTCGGCGCGACATCCGGGCAAGCACTCGCCGGGGTCGTCGGCCCGCTCATCGAAGTTCCTGTACTCGTCGCACTGGTTTACGTGTCCTTGTGGGCGGCACGCCGCTGGTTCCACACCGACCCCTATGCAAGCGAAGGGAGGTCATCATGA
- the trxA gene encoding thioredoxin, translated as MSITPVTDETFASEVVESDLPVVVDIWAAWCGPCKAIAPILDQLAVEYAGRVKIVKVDADANPDTVAAVGVTSIPTLGFYRAGKRVDALIGAHPKPAITAKIEELLA; from the coding sequence ATGAGCATCACCCCTGTCACCGACGAGACTTTCGCAAGCGAAGTGGTCGAGTCCGATCTGCCCGTCGTGGTCGATATCTGGGCGGCCTGGTGCGGGCCATGCAAGGCGATTGCCCCGATCCTGGACCAGCTCGCTGTCGAGTACGCAGGGCGGGTGAAGATCGTGAAGGTCGACGCCGACGCCAACCCCGACACGGTGGCCGCGGTCGGGGTCACTTCGATTCCTACCCTCGGGTTCTACCGGGCCGGTAAACGGGTGGATGCGCTGATCGGCGCGCACCCAAAGCCGGCGATCACCGCCAAGATCGAGGAGCTACTTGCATGA
- a CDS encoding AzlC family ABC transporter permease — translation MSLLLRDSPGARAGLSIALATGLYGISFGALSVASGLNIWQTSVLSLLLFSGGSQFAFVGVIAGGGTGLAAASAAALLGIRNAVYGMQLNALLNPRGWRRVVAAQVTIDESLATSTGQSDPVEQRRGFWVAGVGIFILWNLFTIVGALVGNALGDPKQWGLDGAAVAAFLALLWPRLRSREAGAIAIACAVATVVAVPFVPPGVPILVAAVVAALIGFFQSSRGPEGEGLEPDLDPYRDPETAGES, via the coding sequence GTGTCATTACTACTCCGCGATTCTCCGGGCGCCAGGGCCGGGCTGTCCATCGCATTGGCCACCGGGCTGTACGGAATCTCTTTCGGTGCCCTATCCGTGGCATCCGGACTGAACATCTGGCAGACGTCGGTTCTCAGCCTGCTCCTCTTCTCTGGCGGCTCGCAGTTCGCCTTCGTTGGCGTGATTGCTGGCGGAGGCACCGGCCTGGCGGCAGCCAGCGCCGCGGCACTGCTCGGCATCCGGAACGCCGTTTACGGAATGCAGTTGAACGCGCTGCTCAATCCGCGGGGATGGCGCCGCGTCGTCGCTGCCCAGGTAACCATTGACGAGTCCCTGGCTACCAGCACCGGGCAGTCCGACCCGGTTGAACAGCGGCGTGGATTCTGGGTCGCCGGGGTTGGCATCTTCATACTTTGGAATCTGTTCACCATCGTCGGCGCGCTGGTCGGTAATGCTCTCGGTGATCCGAAACAGTGGGGACTTGACGGCGCCGCTGTCGCAGCTTTCCTCGCCTTGCTGTGGCCGAGGCTGCGATCACGGGAGGCAGGTGCAATCGCCATCGCATGCGCCGTGGCAACCGTTGTCGCGGTGCCATTCGTGCCGCCGGGCGTGCCGATTCTGGTGGCGGCCGTGGTTGCGGCACTGATCGGTTTCTTCCAGTCTTCACGCGGTCCGGAGGGCGAGGGACTCGAGCCGGATCTCGACCCCTATCGCGACCCGGAAACGGCGGGCGAGTCGTGA
- a CDS encoding AzlD domain-containing protein — translation MTLWFWIIAACAVGFLTKLLGYLVPRKWLTNPRVARIAGTLTIGLLASLTVVNAVASGERLVLDARLGALVAAAIALWLKAPFLVVVIVGALAAAALRFLGMP, via the coding sequence GTGACTCTGTGGTTCTGGATCATCGCAGCCTGCGCGGTGGGCTTTCTGACCAAGCTGCTCGGCTATCTGGTGCCGAGGAAGTGGCTCACCAACCCTCGGGTTGCCCGTATTGCAGGTACCCTCACGATCGGGTTGCTGGCCTCGTTGACCGTAGTGAACGCGGTTGCGAGCGGTGAGCGACTTGTTCTCGACGCACGGCTGGGGGCGCTCGTTGCCGCGGCGATCGCCCTTTGGCTGAAGGCGCCCTTCCTGGTCGTGGTTATCGTCGGCGCTTTGGCGGCTGCCGCGCTCCGATTCCTCGGCATGCCCTGA
- a CDS encoding DNA alkylation repair protein gives MAGTTLTETMLAEVRAELAELEDPKVREVNERHGDDHGVNLGKLRAIAKRLKTQHELAAQLWQTGDTAARLLAILICRPKAFEQDELDVMLRDARIPKVHDWLVNYVVKKNPHAEELRLAWFADPDPVVASAGWALTADRVTKKPEGLDLAGLLDVIEAEMKDAPDRLQWAMNHCLAQIGIEHAEHRSRAIDIGERLEVLKDYPTPPGCTSPFAPIWITELVRRQQDKSS, from the coding sequence GTGGCTGGGACGACACTGACCGAGACGATGCTGGCCGAGGTGAGGGCAGAGCTGGCCGAGCTCGAAGACCCGAAGGTCCGCGAGGTGAACGAGAGGCACGGTGACGATCACGGTGTGAATCTCGGCAAGCTACGCGCAATCGCGAAGCGGCTGAAGACGCAGCATGAACTCGCGGCTCAGCTCTGGCAAACCGGAGACACCGCTGCGAGACTGTTGGCGATCCTGATCTGCCGTCCGAAGGCGTTCGAGCAAGACGAGTTGGACGTCATGTTGCGCGATGCGCGCATACCCAAGGTGCACGACTGGCTCGTGAACTACGTGGTGAAGAAGAACCCGCACGCCGAAGAGCTGCGCCTGGCCTGGTTTGCCGATCCGGACCCGGTGGTCGCAAGCGCCGGCTGGGCACTGACCGCCGACCGTGTGACGAAGAAGCCCGAGGGCCTCGATCTCGCAGGGTTGCTCGATGTGATCGAGGCGGAGATGAAAGATGCCCCGGATCGACTGCAGTGGGCGATGAATCACTGCCTGGCTCAGATCGGCATCGAGCACGCCGAGCATCGCAGCCGCGCAATCGACATCGGTGAGCGCCTGGAGGTGCTCAAGGACTACCCGACGCCCCCCGGCTGCACGTCTCCGTTCGCGCCCATCTGGATCACCGAATTGGTGCGCCGGCAGCAAGATAAGTCCAGCTAG
- a CDS encoding RtcB family protein: MNYHHNFTQLEHHFGRDLWISRNGAIEAIQGQLGLIPGSMGTASYVVEGLGNPLSMNSSPRGEGRNFALDIHSRSASRGDNIAR; encoded by the coding sequence GTGAATTACCACCACAACTTCACCCAGCTGGAGCACCACTTCGGACGCGACCTGTGGATCAGCCGAAATGGCGCAATCGAAGCAATACAAGGCCAGCTCGGCCTCATCCCTGGCAGCATGGGCACCGCGTCCTACGTGGTCGAAGGCCTCGGCAATCCGCTGTCAATGAACTCCTCGCCGCGTGGTGAAGGCCGAAACTTCGCGCTAGACATTCACTCGCGATCAGCTTCGCGAGGCGATAACATCGCACGTTAA
- a CDS encoding RtcB family protein encodes MANNRIDLPDPDLAYLIADTSEFEQYIRGLRWTQEFARFNREETMDRTLAALSAYMDAEADRSVK; translated from the coding sequence GTGGCGAACAATCGGATCGACCTGCCCGATCCCGACTTGGCGTATCTCATCGCTGACACTTCCGAGTTCGAGCAGTACATTCGTGGACTGCGCTGGACCCAGGAGTTCGCCCGATTCAATCGGGAAGAAACAATGGACCGCACCCTCGCCGCACTGTCCGCGTACATGGACGCGGAGGCGGATCGCTCAGTGAAGTGA